The segment TTACGATACCATCCTTTCCGAAAGAGATGTGAAGCAGGTATGTTACCGCAAACATACCGTAGTCAGGAAAGAGTTCAGAAACCATGGAACAGGCAAGGCCTTAGTCAGGTTTAGTCACCGGCAGATTAAAGCACAAGTTGATTGTATTTTTTCCCTGGTTTGGAAAAATGAGTCCAATATCATGATAAAAATTCTTGAAAAGGAAGGATTTAATCAAAAACTTACCCTCCCGGATTATTGGCGTGAATCAAGTCTGGAAAGAAAATTCAGCTGTCCTCTTTGCGGAATTCCCTGCCACTGCGAGGCAGTTTTGATGGTGAGGTATTGTTGACATCCTGCTGTCAAAAGCTCTTTATACTGAGTTTTCTGATTTATTATTCTCCGGTAATTTTATTCCATTTAAGGGCGTTCTTACAAGAAAATACCCCAATATTAAGATCACTATCGTACTTACCAGAAATGAAGGATTTTCAAAGGCATGGAAAATTTTAACTTCTGCAAAGGCAAACCCTGCAAAGACCAAACCCAGTAAAGCTTCTCCTGCTATTAATCCTGAGGCTAACAATATGCCTGTATTGTTCAATGAGGTTTTGGCATCCTCGCTCAGTTTCCGCTTTTCAACAATCCTGTCGAGCAGTCCTTTCATCAGACCTCCGATGAAAATGGCAAAAGAAGTGTCAATAGGCAGATACATGCCAACACTGATAAGCATGGGGCTTCGTACCTGCATGAGAATCAGTGCTAACCCGAATAAAATTCCTGTCAGTATCAGGATGATTTCAGTTTTACCTTCAATGATGCTTTTTCCGACCACAGCCATAAGGCTTGCCTGAGGTGCCGGCAATTTTTCACCACCAAATCCGGCATTACTTCCAAGTATCTCATTCTGATATTCAGGAATCATTTTTTCAACTTCAGCAAGACTGAAAGTTTTACCTTTAAAGCGGGGCATGTCACCTTTATATTCGATGATGGAAATATTGGCCGATTTGAGTTTTTCAATATCGCGGGAGGTGGCTTGCTTGATATCGCCAAGATGGAGCAATGTAAGTATCAGGAACATGACCGATGAGGCTGCAATGATTCCCAGTATATCACCAAGTTGCATTTTCCATGGTGTGCATCCCAGAATATGTCCTGCCTTCAGGTCCTGCATCATTTCACCGGCCACCGACACGCTGGTGCATGTGAATGCAGCAACTCCAAGGACAGCAGCTATACCAGCATGGCCACTCATCCCCAGTCCTATCATCAGAAAAGCAACGACAATTAAAACGGAAACTGTCAATCCGCTTGTCGGATTATTGCTGACACCGATGATACCTACCAGATATCCTGACACTGCTGCAAAAATGAATGCCAGAAAAATCATGACAACGGCAGCTATCCCAGCGGGTATCCATTTTTCTGTGAAGTAATTGAAAATGAATAACATGATAATAAGAATAACGCCAATAGCGAGAAGGGTGTAGCGGATATTGATGTCTTTGTCGGTTCTTTGAATGTCTTTTGTCTGTAAGGAGCCTGCTTTCATATAAGTAAAAGATCTGCTGATACCTTCGGCAAGGCTTTTTCTCATTTTCCACAACGTATAAAAAGCTCCGGTCAGCATACCTCCAATGGCAATGTAACGAACATAGTTTTTCCAGATGAGTATAATTTCTGAAGTCCAGTCAGTAACCGACTGATAATCATCTTTATGAATAAAATAGGCAATCACAGGGGCAAGAAGTCCCCATGCCAGCAGGCCTCCGCTGAAGTTGATACTCCCGAGTTTCGGGCCGATAATGTAGCCTACTCCGAAATAGGCGGGATTCATTCCCGGTGATTTCAGCAATACAGCCCCTTTTGAAAGATTGACAAGTTTCTGCCATCCGGCAGCAATAAACTTAAATTCAACCAGCGCACTGATAAATGCACCTAATCCCATTCCGGCAAACAGATATTTTGAGTTTTTTGCCCCGCTTTGCCCCGACTTATGAATTTCGGAAGCAGCAATGGATTCAGGAAAGGGAAGCTCAGCATCTTCGACAAGAACACGCCTGAGAATGGTTACGAACATAATGCCCAGTATTCCGGCCACCATCAGCATGACAGTGGCAATAAGGTAGTTTTTCAGGGAATAAAATGGCACCCATATTCCTGCAATAAAAAAGGCAGGAAGGGTAAAAATGGCACCGGTGGCAATGTTACCGCCAATGCTTCCAACGGTTCGTGCAGCGTTTTCTTCCAGCAAAGTTCCCTTCAGTGCCTTGATGACAGCCATTCCAATCACGGCTGTGGTATAAGTAGCAGCGATGGTCATCCCGGCTTTCAGTCCAAGATATGCATTGGCAGCTCCCATGATAACGGCCATTACTACTCCCAGTGCAATGGATTTAAACGTAAACTCAGCCATTCTTGTTTCGGATGAAACGAAGGGCATAAACTTTTTTTCAATCATAAAATAATCTTATCCTCTGTTAATCAAAAAGATAGTGTATGCGATATATCCGATAAGAAAAAAGATACCTTCAATTTTACTGAGAATATAGCGGGAACTCAATGCAGCAAAGATGAAAAAAAGCACATTGACAGCAATTAAAATGATGACATCTGTATTGATATGGGACAGTCCCTGCATTTCGATGGGGTGGATAACTGCTGAAATACCGAGAATGCCAATGATATTGAAAACATTGGAGCCTACAATATTTCCGACTGCAATATCCACATTTCCTCTTCGTGCAGCTGCCAGCGAAGTCAATAGTTCGGGTGTAGATGTCCCGATAGCGACTATCGTAAATCCGATCAGTTCCTGGCTCAGCCCAAGGTCTTTTGCAAAATTGACGGCTCCACCGACACAAAGTTCACCGCCAAAATATAATAACAATATCCCGAGGCCACTCAGACTTAATGACTTAAGCCATGAATACTGCCTGAAAATATACATCAGGCGGTCGTATTGAGATTGAGTGTTGGTAAATCTGACCAGTCTGAAAACAATGGTTTTTAAATGACTGTCGGGTTCAGATGAGGCTTCAGGGGATAATTCATTGGAATCGACTTTTGCCACATAAAACAGAAAAGCAACCATTAAAATCAGAAAAATAATTCCATCAAGTCGGCTTAAACCGAAAAAACTGTTAAAATAATTGCCCAAATTGAGCAGAATAAGTAAAATAAGAGAGATGAAAAATCCGAAAGGTATTTCGATAAAGGCTGTGTTTTTTTTAATAGGGAGAGGATAAAATGCTGAAGTAATTCCAAGGATTAACAAGATATTACAAATATTGCTGCCCACAATGTTTCCTATGGTAATACCTGTATTCCCTGATATAGAGGAGTTTATGTTAACTATCAATTCCGGCAGCGAGGTTCCGATCGATACGAGTGTCAGTCCGATTACCATATCGGGTACCCGCAGACGCTTGGCCAGTGAAGTTGCTCCATTGACAAGTGTATCAGCGCCCAGAATGAGTACCAGCAGTCCAAGGGCAAATAATATCAGATTCATAATTGGTTTAGATAGAGTAAATTTTTAAACGGCTCAAAGATAGATTTTTTTATTTAAAAATCTGATTTCTGGTTTTCGGCTAAATTTATGCTGATAGGCTTACCTTTGCAGTCTGAAATTTTATTGAAATTTATGGCAGAGCAACATTTAAGCGAACAGGAAATTATCAGGCGTGAAAAGCTGGCACAATTGCGTGAACTGGGTATTGAACCTTATCCCCCTGAATTATTTGAGATAAATGTAAAAACAAGTGAAATTCATAATGAATTTGATCAAAATCCGGAGAAATTTAAAGAGGTAAGCATAGCAGGCCGGCTGATGAGCCGCAGGATTATGGGAAAGGCTTCTTTTGCTGAACTTCAGGATGAATACGGTAAAATTCAGTTGTATATCACCCGTGATGATATTTGTCCGGATGAAAACAAAGACCTCTATAATGTAGTATTCAAAAAACTGATGGATATTGGAGATATAGTTGGTGTAAAGGGTTTTGTTTTCCGCACACAGA is part of the Sphingobacteriales bacterium genome and harbors:
- a CDS encoding oligopeptide transporter, OPT family yields the protein MIEKKFMPFVSSETRMAEFTFKSIALGVVMAVIMGAANAYLGLKAGMTIAATYTTAVIGMAVIKALKGTLLEENAARTVGSIGGNIATGAIFTLPAFFIAGIWVPFYSLKNYLIATVMLMVAGILGIMFVTILRRVLVEDAELPFPESIAASEIHKSGQSGAKNSKYLFAGMGLGAFISALVEFKFIAAGWQKLVNLSKGAVLLKSPGMNPAYFGVGYIIGPKLGSINFSGGLLAWGLLAPVIAYFIHKDDYQSVTDWTSEIILIWKNYVRYIAIGGMLTGAFYTLWKMRKSLAEGISRSFTYMKAGSLQTKDIQRTDKDINIRYTLLAIGVILIIMLFIFNYFTEKWIPAGIAAVVMIFLAFIFAAVSGYLVGIIGVSNNPTSGLTVSVLIVVAFLMIGLGMSGHAGIAAVLGVAAFTCTSVSVAGEMMQDLKAGHILGCTPWKMQLGDILGIIAASSVMFLILTLLHLGDIKQATSRDIEKLKSANISIIEYKGDMPRFKGKTFSLAEVEKMIPEYQNEILGSNAGFGGEKLPAPQASLMAVVGKSIIEGKTEIILILTGILFGLALILMQVRSPMLISVGMYLPIDTSFAIFIGGLMKGLLDRIVEKRKLSEDAKTSLNNTGILLASGLIAGEALLGLVFAGFAFAEVKIFHAFENPSFLVSTIVILILGYFLVRTPLNGIKLPENNKSENSV
- a CDS encoding calcium/sodium antiporter; protein product: MMNLILFALGLLVLILGADTLVNGATSLAKRLRVPDMVIGLTLVSIGTSLPELIVNINSSISGNTGITIGNIVGSNICNILLILGITSAFYPLPIKKNTAFIEIPFGFFISLILLILLNLGNYFNSFFGLSRLDGIIFLILMVAFLFYVAKVDSNELSPEASSEPDSHLKTIVFRLVRFTNTQSQYDRLMYIFRQYSWLKSLSLSGLGILLLYFGGELCVGGAVNFAKDLGLSQELIGFTIVAIGTSTPELLTSLAAARRGNVDIAVGNIVGSNVFNIIGILGISAVIHPIEMQGLSHINTDVIILIAVNVLFFIFAALSSRYILSKIEGIFFLIGYIAYTIFLINRG